In Pyrus communis chromosome 8, drPyrComm1.1, whole genome shotgun sequence, one genomic interval encodes:
- the LOC137742380 gene encoding uncharacterized protein yields MGTEEEKHDHGQSSCQGQGEVDVPLDKVEDSVVVAEEAPQVHQWKRQNLHLEIPTRPSEDCVQDFVAIKMPPTPSPTPRKVNFLLTPGSVDGRMSGSPGPSSAKGKSSIKSLLPKLSFKYRSTADAEKASNLASEGSSTGVREKASISRSLSLTKLFTPKMKRTSSLPVTPMALALRESAHGGSVGGSLNSIRKESKRQIARSLSVPVNHKEMNLRRMDSFFRVFPSTPRVKEGDDVSISSPTEDAGKDDDNGEDISEEEAVCRICLVELCEGGETLKMECSCKGELALAHQECAIKWFSIKGNKTCDVCKQEVQNLPVTLLRIQSVRARNAGASLYGQEDANGYRVWQEVPVLVIVSMLAYFCFLEQLLVEKMGTGAIAISLPFSCVLGLLSSMTSSTMVQRRFVWVYASVQFALVVLFAHIFYSLVRVQAVLCILLATFAGLGVAMSGSSIIVESLRWRRRWQTASEQRQMP; encoded by the exons atgggaaCTGAGGAAGAAAAGCATGATCATGGTCAAAGTTCATGCCAGGGGCAAGGAGAAGTTGACGTGCCACTTGACAAG GTTGAAGATTCAGTAGTAGTTGCTGAAGAAGCACCCCAAGTTCATCAATGGAAGCGACAAAATCTCCACCTGGAGATACCCACGAGACCATCCGAAGATTGTGTTCAGGATTTTGTTGCAATAAAGATGCCTCCAACACCGAGTCCCACTCCTAGGAAAGTAAATTTTCTCTTGACACCTGGTTCTGTAGATGGAAGAATGAGTGGATCGCCAGGGCCCTCTTCAGCTAAAGGCAAATCATCTATAAAATCTCTTTTACCAAAACTAAGCTTCAAGTATCGAAGTACTGCTGATGCGGAGAAGGCTTCCAACCTAGCTTCAGAAGGTTCTTCTACAGGAGTTCGGGAAAAAGCTTCCATCTCAAGGTCACTGTCTCTCACAAAATTATTCACACCGAAGATGAagagaacatcatccctaccTGTAACTCCAATGGCACTTGCACTCCGAGAATCTGCACACGGCGGAAGTGTTGGTGGCTCTCTGAATTCAATT AGGAAAGAATCCAAAAGACAGATAGCTCGCTCACTTTCAGTCCCAGTCAACCATAAAGAAATGAACTTAAGGAGGATGGATTCATTTTTTCGTGTATTTCCTTCCACTCCTCGAGTCAAGGAAGGAGATGATGTATCAATTAGTTCCCCAACAGAAGATGCTG GGAAAGATGATGATAATGGTGAAGACATATCTGAGGAAGAGGCCGTCTGTAGAATTTGTCTTGTGGAACTGTGTGAAGGGGGTGAGACTCTCAAAATGGAATGCAGTTGCAAAGGTGAACTTGCTCTGGCTCACCAAGAATGTGCTATTAAATGGTTTAGCATCAAAGGTAACAAGACCTGTGATGTGTGTAAGCAAGAGGTTCAAAACCTGCCTGTCACTCTATTACGAATTCAAAGTGTTCGAGCTCGAAATGCTGGTGCAAGTTTATATGGGCAGGAAGATGCTAATGGGTACAG GGTTTGGCAGGAAGTGCCTGTGCTTGTCATTGTCAGCATGCTTGCCTACTTTTGCTTTCTTGAGCAGCTCCTG GTGGAGAAGATGGGTACTGGAGCAATTGCCATCTCTCTTCCATTTTCATGTGTACTGGGTCTCCTCTCATCCATGACCTCATCAACCATGG TGCAAAGAAGATTTGTCTGGGTTTATGCATCGGTTCAGTTTGCTCTGGTGGTTCTATTTGCACATATATTTTACTCGTTG GTCCGCGTGCAAGCAGTTCTTTGTATTCTCCTCGCAACATTTGCTGGGTTGGGAGTTGCAATGAGTGGGAGTTCCATCATCGTCGAGTCCTTGAGATGGAGAAGAAGATGGCAAACTGCATCCGAGCAACGTCAGATGCCCTAA
- the LOC137742797 gene encoding zinc finger CCCH domain-containing protein 24-like, protein MSSTPTPTAEPSATELLNPPSPLNGHGSTDQPQPPQDPATQPPDDVVSGDKRKREVNDDVQNPSAAPPLWKTSLCSFFRREAKTCGHGSECRYAHGEAELRPRPDNTWDPTSERAKKQKLEEEIEECVALDNVMMTEAIDEDGDGGDAGGLDPELSKCLVHLPRNWKSEKLKEFLSEKGVGFKSAKKKKGMALGFVSFENAEQLQNAVKDLEGISIGNKVMKVADVIPRSFEKRTKSIMAPQIPGVGLDGENVEDSMTANGAEDGDGLTGRSARKVVTPLAHMSYDDQLEHKKSSLMQILKRLTRNARKACPDGIPLPEWILKSREIGGLPCSLEGILASPVVKGYRNKCEFSVGYSLQGKITVGFMLGNFREGVTAVEEPFDCPNVSRISSQYASIFKEFLQHSSLPIWNRFKNIGFWRQLTVREGRKPGIATDSEHCEANIMEVMLIVQVSSSGFDDAQITSEYERLAQAFAAGAAASSPSLPLMFLVIQDHQGISNAAPADAPLRSLSIPKAEGGSETQSADNVVEPKIHDYINNLKFCISPTAFFQVNTPAAEKLYSLAGDWAQLGPDTLLFDVCCGTGTIGLTLAHHVGMVVGIEMNASAVSDARRNSEINDIKNCRFVCAKAEDVMRSLLEEYTIAPQKQDDHVTEGSDKVIVTEGEKAISVDNKPNPEESSSHELDTASEGLEIDKQEVRSQPQSSCTSEKGKTPVKCFSNVVAIVDPPRNGLHPTVIKALRTHADLRKLVYISCNPETLVANAIELCTPSPEKIDKNKNNRAWRNMGSAGLARHRTKSMPASEPFRPVKAMAVDIFPHTVHCELVMLLER, encoded by the exons ATGTCTTCAACTCCAACTCCAACTGCCGAACCGTCCGCAACTGAACTCCTAAACCCACCATCCCCACTCAACGGGCACGGTTCAACCGATCAACCCCAACCGCCACAGGACCCAGCAACCCAACCGCCCGACGACGTCGTATCCGGCGACAAACGCAAGCGAGAGGTTAACGACGACGTCCAAAACCCTTCCGCCGCGCCCCCTCTATGGAAGACCAGCCTCTGCTCCTTTTTCAGGCGCGAGGCCAAAACCTGCGGCCACGGAAGCGAGTGCCGCTACGCACACGGCGAGGCGGAGCTCCGTCCCCGACCCGACAACACGTGGGACCCGACATCCGAGCGCGCCAAGAAGCAGAAGTTGGAGGAGGAGATTGAGGAGTGCGTGGCTTTGGACAATGTGATGATGACGGAGGCCATCGATGAAGACGGAGACGGCGGCGATGCTGGGGGTTTGGATCCCGAGCTGAGCAAGTGCCTGGTGCATTTGCCGAGGAATTGGAAGTCCGAGAAACTGAAAGAATTTCTCAGTGAGAAG GGAGTCGGATTTAAGTcggcgaagaagaagaaaggcatGGCTttaggttttgtgagttttgagAATGCAGAGCAATTACAAAATGCTGTGAAG GACCTGGAAGGAATATCGATTGGCAACAAAGTTATGAAGGTTGCGGATGTCATTCCCAGATCGTTCGAAAAGAGAACGAAATCGATAATGGCACCTCAAATCCCAGGTGTTGGATTAGATGGGGAGAATGTGGAAGACTCTATGACTGCAAATGGGGCTGAGGATGGTGATGGGCTTACTGGACGAAGTGCCCGGAAAGTCGTGACTCCCCTAGCTCATATGTCTTATGATGATCAGTTGGAGCATAAAAAGAGCTCTCTTATGCAGATTCTCAAAAGACTT ACGAGGAACGCTCGTAAAGCTTGTCCTGATGGTATTCCACTTCCAGAATGGATACTCAAGTCTAGGGAGATAG GTGGCCTTCCCTGCAGTTTAGAGGGTATACTAGCGTCCCCAGTTGTAAAAGGATATCGGAACAAGTGTGAATTTTCAGTTGGGTATTCTTTACAGGGAAAAATTACTGTGGGGTTTATGCTTGGAAACTTTAG GGAGGGTGTTACAGCAGTTGAAGAACCCTTTGACTGCCCAAATGTTTCCAGAATTTCTTCCCAATATGCTTCAATATTTAAGGAATTTCTGCAACATTCAAGTTTACCAATTTGGAACAGATTTAAGAATATTGGATTCTGGCGCCAATTGACG GTTCGAGAAGGGAGGAAACCAGGCATTGCTACTGATTCTGAACATTGTGAGGCCAATATTATGGAGGTCATGCTTATTGTTCAG GTTTCCAGTAGCGGATTTGATGATGCACAAATAACCAGTGAATATGAGAGGTTGGCTCAAGCTTTTGCTGCAGGAGCTGCTGCTAGCTCTCCATCTTTGCCACTAATGTTTTTAGTTATTCAG GATCACCAAGGAATATCGAATGCAGCTCCAGCTGATGCTCCACTGCGCTCATTATCTATACCTAAAGCAGAAGGTGGTTCCGAAACGCAGTCCGCTGACAATGTTGTAGAACCAAAAATTCATGACTATATAAACAATCTTAAGTTCTGTATATCACCAACAGCCTTTTTCCAG GTTAATACCCCTGCTGCAGAGAAGCTTTACTCGCTTGCGGGGGATTGGGCTCAGTTGGGTCCTGATACCTTGCTATTTGATGTATGTTGTGGGACTGGAACAATTGGGCTGACTTTAGCACACCATGTTGGTATG GTTGTTGGCATTGAAATGAATGCTTCTGCGGTTTCAGATGCTCGTAGGAATTCTGAAATTAATGACATAAAGAACTGTAGATTTGTCTGTGCGAAG GCAGAGGATGTGATGCGGTCTTTGTTGGAAGAGTACACAATTGCACCTCAGAAACAAGACGATCATGTCACTGAAGGTAGTGATAAAGTTATAGTTACCGAGGGCGAGAAAGCAATCTCAGTGGACAATAAACCCAACCCTGAGGAGAGTTCAAGCCATGAGCTTGACACTGCATCTGAGGGTTTAGAAATTGACAAGCAGGAAGTGAGAAGCCAACCTCAAAGCAGTTGCACTTCTGAAAAGGGGAAAACTCCAGTCAAATGTTTCAGTAATGTTGTTGCTATTGTTGATCCTCCACGAAACGGACTTCACCCCACT GTGATCAAAGCACTGAGGACTCATGCTGATCTACGGAAGCTTGT CTACATTTCCTGCAATCCTGAAACGTTGGTGGCAAATGCAATCGAGCTTTGCACACCTTCTCCTGAGAAAATcgacaagaacaagaacaataGAGCATGGAGAAACATGGGCAGTGCTGGCCTAGCACGGCACAGAACCAAGTCTATGCCTGCTTCAGAGCCTTTCCGTCCTGTAAAAGCAATGGCTGTTGACATTTTCCCACATACCGTACACTGTGAATTAGTAATGCTCCTTGAGAGGTAG